The proteins below come from a single Rosa rugosa chromosome 2, drRosRugo1.1, whole genome shotgun sequence genomic window:
- the LOC133728847 gene encoding protein SUPPRESSOR OF FRI 4 isoform X2, which produces MGKKKKRVASKVWCYYCDREFDDEKILVQHQKAKHFKCHVCHKKLSTAGGMAIHVLQVHKENVTKVPNAKAGRESTDIEIYGMQGIPPDVLAAHYGEEEDDAPSKMAKVEIPSTQLVSSVVPGSLGTYPPQPPFGMRPIYNSSIPMPHNGWQVAPRPQPWYPQPPAVSVPPPSGMGYSQQPLFPVQPPLPSTTSPGLQSSHVTPPGLPASMHPVPVSQPLFPVVGVNNLPTQSSPFSAPMLSTNNPSNPLGSMDAHQGTRTSIPNSYHASNIPGGNFNNSHSYASGPNTGGPSIGPPPVIANKAPQPATNEVYLVWDDEAMSMEERRMSLAKYQVHDETTQMSSIDAAIDRRILESRLAGRMAF; this is translated from the exons atgggaaagaagaagaagagggtggCCTCGAAGGTGTGGTGTTACTACTGCGATAGGGAGTTTGACGACGAGAAGATATTGGTGCAGCACCAGAAAGCTAAGCACTTCAAGTGCCATGTCTGCCACAAGAAGCTTTCTACAGCTGGGGGTATGGCCATTCATGTCCTCCAGGTCCACAAAGAGAACGTCACCAA GGTTCCCAATGCAAAGGCTGGGAGGGAATCGACAGATATTGAAATATATGGGATGCAAGGAATCCCACCTGACGTCTTAGCTGCACATTATGGAGAGGAAG AAGACGACGCCCCGTCAAAAATGGCTAAAGTGGAAATCCCATCAACTCAGCTTGTTAGCAGTGTGGTGCCAGGTTCATTGGGGACATATCCTCCCCAACCACCTTTTGGAATGCGGCCAAT ATACAATTCATCGATCCCAATGCCTCATAACGGTTGGCAAGTTGCACCTCGTCCCCAGCCTTGGTATCCACAGCCTCCGGCAGTCTCTGTTCCTCCGCCTTCCGGAATGGGTTATTCACAACAGCCATTGTTTCCTGTGCAGCCACCTCTACCATCAACAACATCCCCTGGACTTCAATCTTCACATGTAACTCCTCCTGGACTGCCTGCATCTATGCATCCTGTACCTGTATCACAACCTCTGTTTCCTGTTGTTGGTGTCAATAATTTACCAACTCAAAGTTCTCCATTTTCTGCTCCCATgctttcaacaaataatccatcaAACCCTCTAGGCTCGATGGATGCACATCAGGGCACTAGAACTTCGATTCCAAATAGTTACCATGCTTCAAATATTCCAG GTGGGAACTTCAATAATTCACACTCTTATGCATCTGGTCCAAATACTGGTGGCCCATCAATCGGACCACCCCCTGTAATAGCAAACAAAGCTCCCCAACCAGCCACTAATGAGGTCTATTTAGTTTGGGATGATGAGGCTATGTCCATG GAGGAAAGAAGAATGTCCTTAGCGAAGTATCAGGTGCATGATGAAACTACCCAG ATGAGCTCAATCGATGCAGCCATAGACAGAAGGATTTTGGAGAGCAGGCTTGCTGGTCGAATGGCATTTTAG
- the LOC133728848 gene encoding uncharacterized protein LOC133728848 yields MAGVITKFVTASLFMWIVPVAILYGYNNNLIPGSSDLSPHTLTLLSGFLAVVSVNIVIAFYIYMAMKEPSDKHEPDPAFLAEAKASVNQSAADAGSSSQSSKKEE; encoded by the exons ATGGCCGGAGTAATAACAAAGTTCGTTACTGCGTCATTGTTTATGTGGATAGTTCCTGTTGCAATATTGTATGGGTATAACAACAATTTGATTCCTG GTTCGAGCGACTTGTCTCCCCATACCCTCACTCTGTTGAGTGGATTCCTTGCTGTTGTTTCTGTCAATATAGTTATtgcattctatatatatatggcaatgAAGGAACCTTCGGATAAACATGAGCCTGATCCTGCATTTCTTGCTGAGGCCAAAGCTAGTGTAAACCAGTCTGCAGCTGACGCTGGCAGCTCTTCCCAATCCTCCAAGAAAGAAGAGTAA
- the LOC133728847 gene encoding protein SUPPRESSOR OF FRI 4 isoform X1: protein MGKKKKRVASKVWCYYCDREFDDEKILVQHQKAKHFKCHVCHKKLSTAGGMAIHVLQVHKENVTKVPNAKAGRESTDIEIYGMQGIPPDVLAAHYGEEEDDAPSKMAKVEIPSTQLVSSVVPGSLGTYPPQPPFGMRPIYNSSIPMPHNGWQVAPRPQPWYPQPPAVSVPPPSGMGYSQQPLFPVQPPLPSTTSPGLQSSHVTPPGLPASMHPVPVSQPLFPVVGVNNLPTQSSPFSAPMLSTNNPSNPLGSMDAHQGTRTSIPNSYHASNIPGGNFNNSHSYASGPNTGGPSIGPPPVIANKAPQPATNEVYLVWDDEAMSMEERRMSLAKYQVHDETTQVSHTTSFTFTELDFSNQMGRLYVSAIQISLFTNSFLFINVFSV from the exons atgggaaagaagaagaagagggtggCCTCGAAGGTGTGGTGTTACTACTGCGATAGGGAGTTTGACGACGAGAAGATATTGGTGCAGCACCAGAAAGCTAAGCACTTCAAGTGCCATGTCTGCCACAAGAAGCTTTCTACAGCTGGGGGTATGGCCATTCATGTCCTCCAGGTCCACAAAGAGAACGTCACCAA GGTTCCCAATGCAAAGGCTGGGAGGGAATCGACAGATATTGAAATATATGGGATGCAAGGAATCCCACCTGACGTCTTAGCTGCACATTATGGAGAGGAAG AAGACGACGCCCCGTCAAAAATGGCTAAAGTGGAAATCCCATCAACTCAGCTTGTTAGCAGTGTGGTGCCAGGTTCATTGGGGACATATCCTCCCCAACCACCTTTTGGAATGCGGCCAAT ATACAATTCATCGATCCCAATGCCTCATAACGGTTGGCAAGTTGCACCTCGTCCCCAGCCTTGGTATCCACAGCCTCCGGCAGTCTCTGTTCCTCCGCCTTCCGGAATGGGTTATTCACAACAGCCATTGTTTCCTGTGCAGCCACCTCTACCATCAACAACATCCCCTGGACTTCAATCTTCACATGTAACTCCTCCTGGACTGCCTGCATCTATGCATCCTGTACCTGTATCACAACCTCTGTTTCCTGTTGTTGGTGTCAATAATTTACCAACTCAAAGTTCTCCATTTTCTGCTCCCATgctttcaacaaataatccatcaAACCCTCTAGGCTCGATGGATGCACATCAGGGCACTAGAACTTCGATTCCAAATAGTTACCATGCTTCAAATATTCCAG GTGGGAACTTCAATAATTCACACTCTTATGCATCTGGTCCAAATACTGGTGGCCCATCAATCGGACCACCCCCTGTAATAGCAAACAAAGCTCCCCAACCAGCCACTAATGAGGTCTATTTAGTTTGGGATGATGAGGCTATGTCCATG GAGGAAAGAAGAATGTCCTTAGCGAAGTATCAGGTGCATGATGAAACTACCCAGGTAAGTCATACTACCTCTTTTACTTTTACGGAGTTGGATTTCTCTAACCAGATGGGTAGGCTTTATGTTTCGGCTATTCAGATTAGTTTGTTTACCAATTCTTTCCTGTTTATAAATGTATTTTCTGTATGA